A section of the Pyxidicoccus xibeiensis genome encodes:
- a CDS encoding RNA polymerase sigma factor gives MSKLAKMRSGLSPAEIQDLYDRYAPGMYRRAFALLQREADAWDAVQESCVRLLQSADDFRREARPMTFIYRVTTNVCLNMLRSRALRDVAPEGEGTEGSVDGLASTECRDFLLKLARELDERGLTVATLYYLDGMSQEEIAQVLGLSRKTIVREVQRISVRARALGEPASPVVRKEVPHE, from the coding sequence GTGTCCAAGCTGGCGAAGATGCGTTCAGGGCTGAGCCCCGCGGAAATACAGGACCTGTACGACCGGTACGCACCTGGGATGTACCGGAGGGCCTTCGCCTTGCTGCAGCGGGAGGCGGACGCGTGGGACGCGGTGCAGGAGTCGTGTGTCCGCCTCCTCCAGTCAGCGGACGACTTCCGGCGCGAGGCCCGGCCGATGACGTTCATCTACCGGGTGACCACCAACGTCTGCCTCAACATGCTCCGCTCGCGAGCGCTGAGGGACGTGGCGCCGGAGGGGGAGGGGACGGAGGGCTCCGTGGATGGGCTGGCGTCCACCGAGTGCCGGGACTTCCTGTTGAAGCTGGCGCGCGAGCTGGATGAGCGCGGCCTGACGGTGGCCACGCTGTACTACCTGGACGGGATGTCCCAGGAGGAGATTGCCCAGGTCCTGGGCCTCTCCCGGAAGACCATCGTGCGCGAGGTGCAGCGCATCAGCGTGCGGGCCCGCGCGCTGGGTGAGCCCGCGAGCCCGGTGGTGCGCAAGGAGGTGCCGCATGAGTGA